One window from the genome of Streptomyces sp. WZ-12 encodes:
- the rph gene encoding rifamycin-inactivating phosphotransferase — translation MNEQYVWDLREIDESQGAVVGGKGAHLGALSRIAGIGVPAGFCVTTDAFRRTLAQAPSINDRLDQLSCLGPDDGEAIRTLSAEIRRIIEGIAIPGDLVSAITGALARLDDQAAYAVRSSATAEDLPTASFAGQQDTYLNVVGPTAILHHISRCWASLFTERAVIYRQRNGIDHRAVQMAVVVQRMVLPDAAGILFTADPVTGNRKVATVDASFGLGEALVSGLVNPDVFTVRNGEVVAKAIAAKQRAVHALPTGGTREVAIDAQRQEQPALSDAQVVRLVQLGRRIEAHFGRPQDIEWCLVDGGFQIVQSRPITTLFPLPDSDDQENHVYVSVGHQQMMTDPMKPLGLSMWRLTAMVPMHEAGGRLFVDATRRLASPTSRASLLDLMGRGDPLVRDALETVLDREDFVPSLPDAEPGRPVAGGASAPIETDPAIVTGLIERSQASIAALERDIRTKTGPALFDFLLEAFEEHKRVLSDPLNLQVIMAGMEATWWLNDNLWEWLGEKHAADTLTLSAPGNVTSEMGLALLDVADAIRPHPEVVAFLQGVEDDGFLADLAKLTGGAEARDAIEGYLNRYGMRCVGEIDITRPRWRERPTTLVPVILDNVRNFEPGAAERRFEEGRQAALKKEQDVLSRLRTLPDGDQKADQAKRMIDRVRTFIGYREYPKYDIISRYFVYKQALLAEAERLVRAGVLPEKEDVFYLTFQELHDVVRSHAVDDRLIQQRKEAFRSFQALTPPRVLTSDGEAVTGAYRRDDVPAGALVGLPVSAGTIEGRARVILDVAEADIEAGDILVTTFTDPSWSPLFVGIAGLVTEVGGLMTHGAVIAREYGLPAVVGVDQATRLIRDGQRIRVHGTEGYIEILP, via the coding sequence GTGAACGAGCAGTACGTGTGGGACCTTCGGGAGATCGACGAGTCGCAGGGCGCGGTCGTCGGTGGCAAGGGTGCCCACTTGGGGGCGCTGTCGCGGATCGCGGGCATCGGCGTACCGGCCGGCTTCTGTGTGACGACGGACGCCTTCCGGCGGACCCTGGCGCAGGCGCCGTCGATCAACGATCGACTTGATCAACTGTCGTGCCTGGGCCCGGACGACGGGGAGGCGATCCGCACTCTCAGCGCGGAGATCCGAAGGATCATCGAGGGAATCGCCATTCCGGGCGATCTCGTATCGGCGATCACCGGCGCGCTCGCCCGGCTCGACGACCAGGCCGCCTACGCCGTCCGCTCCAGCGCCACGGCGGAGGACCTGCCGACGGCCTCCTTCGCCGGCCAGCAGGACACGTACCTGAACGTCGTGGGGCCGACCGCGATCCTCCACCACATCAGCCGGTGTTGGGCCTCGCTCTTCACCGAGCGGGCCGTGATCTACCGCCAGCGGAACGGCATCGACCACCGTGCGGTCCAGATGGCCGTGGTCGTGCAGCGGATGGTCCTCCCCGATGCGGCCGGCATCCTGTTCACGGCCGATCCCGTCACGGGCAACCGGAAGGTCGCCACCGTGGACGCCAGCTTCGGCCTCGGCGAGGCCCTGGTCTCCGGCCTGGTGAACCCGGACGTCTTCACGGTGCGGAACGGCGAAGTCGTCGCCAAGGCAATCGCCGCCAAACAGCGCGCCGTTCACGCCCTGCCGACCGGCGGTACCCGGGAAGTGGCGATCGACGCACAGCGGCAGGAGCAGCCGGCGCTGTCGGATGCCCAGGTCGTGCGGCTCGTGCAGCTCGGGCGCCGGATCGAAGCGCACTTCGGCCGCCCGCAGGACATCGAATGGTGCCTGGTCGACGGCGGCTTCCAGATCGTGCAGAGCCGACCGATCACCACGCTGTTCCCCCTCCCCGACTCCGATGACCAGGAGAATCACGTCTACGTCTCCGTCGGTCATCAGCAGATGATGACCGACCCCATGAAGCCGCTGGGGCTCTCCATGTGGCGGCTGACGGCCATGGTGCCGATGCACGAGGCCGGCGGAAGGCTGTTCGTCGACGCCACCCGGCGCCTGGCCTCGCCCACGAGCCGCGCCAGCCTCCTGGACCTCATGGGCAGGGGCGATCCGCTGGTCAGAGATGCTCTGGAGACCGTCCTCGACCGCGAGGACTTCGTCCCGTCGCTCCCGGACGCGGAGCCGGGCAGGCCGGTGGCCGGCGGTGCGTCCGCCCCGATCGAGACCGATCCGGCCATCGTCACCGGGCTGATCGAGCGGAGCCAGGCATCCATCGCCGCCCTGGAGCGCGACATCCGGACGAAGACCGGACCCGCCCTGTTCGACTTCCTGTTGGAAGCCTTCGAGGAGCACAAGCGGGTCCTCAGTGACCCGCTGAACCTTCAGGTGATCATGGCGGGGATGGAGGCCACGTGGTGGCTCAACGACAACCTGTGGGAGTGGCTGGGCGAGAAGCACGCGGCGGACACGCTCACGCTGTCCGCCCCCGGCAACGTCACGTCGGAGATGGGACTGGCCCTGCTCGACGTCGCGGACGCGATCCGACCGCACCCGGAGGTCGTTGCGTTCCTGCAAGGCGTCGAGGACGACGGCTTCCTGGCGGACCTGGCGAAGCTCACGGGCGGGGCCGAAGCGCGCGACGCCATCGAGGGCTACCTCAACCGGTACGGCATGCGCTGCGTCGGCGAGATCGACATCACGAGGCCGCGTTGGCGCGAACGCCCCACGACGCTCGTGCCCGTGATCCTCGACAACGTCCGGAACTTCGAGCCCGGCGCCGCCGAACGGCGTTTCGAGGAAGGCCGGCAGGCAGCGCTCAAGAAGGAACAGGACGTGCTGTCGCGCTTGCGGACCCTGCCTGACGGGGACCAAAAGGCCGATCAGGCGAAGCGGATGATCGACCGGGTCCGCACCTTCATCGGGTACCGGGAGTACCCCAAGTACGACATCATCAGCCGCTACTTCGTCTACAAACAAGCCCTGTTGGCGGAGGCCGAGCGCCTCGTCCGGGCAGGCGTGCTACCCGAGAAGGAGGACGTCTTCTACCTCACGTTCCAGGAACTCCACGACGTGGTGCGCTCGCACGCGGTGGACGACCGGCTCATCCAGCAGCGCAAGGAAGCGTTCCGGTCGTTCCAGGCACTCACACCGCCCCGGGTGCTGACATCGGACGGCGAGGCCGTCACCGGGGCGTACCGGCGCGACGACGTGCCGGCCGGTGCTCTGGTCGGCCTACCGGTTTCCGCCGGGACCATCGAGGGGCGGGCCCGGGTCATCCTTGACGTGGCGGAGGCCGATATCGAAGCGGGCGACATCCTGGTCACGACCTTCACGGACCCCAGTTGGTCACCGCTGTTCGTCGGAATCGCGGGCCTGGTCACGGAGGTTGGCGGCCTGATGACCCACGGCGCGGTGATCGCCCGGGAGTACGGCTTGCCGGCCGTCGTGGGCGTGGACCAGGCCACCCGGCTGATCCGGGACGGACAGCGCATCCGTGTCCACGGAACCGAGGGGTACATCGAGATCCTGCCCTGA
- a CDS encoding NAD(P)-dependent alcohol dehydrogenase: MRIQAAVVETPGGPFTLRDDLVIDAPRPDEVLVKITAAGICHTDLSTRQKWPAQLSPMVFGHEGAGVVTAVGDQVTTVRPGDTVCLSYRSCRTCRQCAAGHPAYCETGIFALNATGTRPDGTTPLSRAGDGSPVYGNFFGQSSFATHALAHLSNVVKVPADLPPALAAPLGCGVQTGAGTVLNVLRPPRGSSLAVFGAGSVGLSAVMTAAAEGCRVIAVDPLPARRATALKLGATTALAPDTVADVAAAIRQHTDGGAHFALDTTGRPDVITQAIGALTQRGTLALVGVGGRAEFDIMTVLTKGIRIRGVIEGDAAPADFIPQLITRYREGLLPLDEIITEFPFHDIERAAQAATTGEVIKPVLRLP; encoded by the coding sequence ATGCGCATCCAAGCAGCCGTCGTAGAAACCCCCGGCGGGCCCTTCACCCTCCGCGACGACCTCGTGATCGACGCACCCCGACCCGACGAGGTCCTGGTCAAGATCACGGCGGCCGGCATCTGCCACACCGACCTGAGCACCCGCCAGAAGTGGCCGGCACAGCTCAGTCCCATGGTCTTCGGCCACGAGGGAGCCGGCGTGGTGACGGCCGTGGGCGACCAGGTCACCACCGTCCGCCCCGGCGACACCGTATGCCTGAGCTACCGCAGTTGCAGGACCTGCCGCCAGTGCGCAGCGGGCCACCCCGCCTACTGCGAGACAGGCATCTTCGCACTCAACGCCACCGGCACCCGCCCCGACGGCACCACCCCACTCTCCCGAGCTGGGGACGGAAGCCCCGTCTACGGCAACTTCTTCGGCCAGTCCTCCTTCGCCACCCACGCCCTGGCGCACCTCAGCAACGTCGTCAAGGTCCCCGCGGACCTCCCGCCCGCGCTGGCCGCACCACTCGGCTGCGGCGTACAGACCGGCGCCGGGACCGTCCTCAACGTCCTGCGCCCGCCCCGCGGTTCGTCCCTCGCCGTCTTCGGCGCCGGCAGCGTAGGACTCAGCGCCGTGATGACCGCCGCCGCCGAGGGTTGCCGCGTCATCGCCGTCGACCCGCTCCCGGCCCGCCGCGCCACGGCCCTCAAGCTCGGCGCGACGACGGCACTCGCCCCCGACACCGTCGCCGACGTCGCCGCCGCGATCCGCCAACACACCGACGGTGGCGCCCACTTCGCCCTCGACACCACCGGCCGCCCCGACGTGATCACCCAGGCCATCGGCGCCCTCACCCAACGCGGCACACTGGCCCTGGTCGGCGTCGGTGGCCGCGCGGAGTTCGACATCATGACCGTCCTGACCAAGGGCATCCGCATCCGCGGCGTCATCGAAGGAGACGCGGCACCCGCCGACTTCATCCCCCAGCTCATCACCCGCTACCGCGAGGGCCTCCTCCCCCTCGACGAGATCATCACCGAATTTCCCTTCCACGACATCGAACGCGCCGCCCAGGCAGCAACCACCGGCGAGGTCATCAAGCCGGTACTCCGCCTCCCCTGA
- a CDS encoding beta-ketoacyl-[acyl-carrier-protein] synthase family protein, producing MSGPGDDTGLAVTGIGLVTPAGSGTAATWEGVCAGRGTATPDPELAGLPVTFSCRVPDFDPRTQVPGPRPWQHDRATQFALAAAHEAVTDAGLDPTTWDGARVAVVLGSAAGGIGTYERQLHKLADTGPRAVSPLTLPAFLPNMAAGQLAIALGARGPVLHTATACASGATALALAALLLSSHSCDIAVAGGADAMITPLCATAFARMGALSRRHDAPAHASRPFDADRDGFVLGEGAGILVLERATDATARHAPVQAHLAGHGISADAHHPVAPDPEGRGLLLATQEALRAAGATPSEIDHINAHGTSTPLNDRTEAALLDRQFGTTTPSVTSTKGVLGHTMGAAGAIEAALTALTLKHQLVPPTANFHHPDPDAPTLNLVTDHARPQPLSLALSNSLGFGGHTTVLAFRPAG from the coding sequence GTGAGTGGCCCCGGCGACGACACCGGTCTCGCGGTCACCGGAATCGGCCTGGTCACCCCGGCCGGTTCCGGCACCGCGGCCACCTGGGAAGGCGTCTGCGCCGGCCGGGGCACCGCCACACCGGACCCCGAACTGGCCGGCCTGCCCGTCACGTTCTCCTGCCGCGTCCCGGACTTCGACCCGCGCACCCAAGTGCCGGGCCCCCGGCCCTGGCAACACGACCGCGCCACCCAGTTCGCGCTGGCCGCCGCCCACGAGGCGGTCACCGACGCCGGACTGGACCCCACCACCTGGGACGGCGCCCGGGTCGCGGTGGTCCTGGGCTCCGCGGCCGGCGGCATCGGCACCTACGAACGGCAGCTCCACAAGCTCGCCGACACCGGCCCCCGGGCCGTCTCCCCCCTGACCCTGCCCGCGTTCCTCCCCAACATGGCCGCCGGGCAGTTGGCCATCGCCCTCGGGGCCCGCGGCCCGGTCCTGCACACCGCGACCGCCTGCGCCTCCGGCGCCACCGCCCTGGCCCTGGCCGCGCTGCTGCTGTCCTCCCACTCCTGCGACATCGCGGTGGCCGGCGGCGCCGACGCCATGATCACCCCGCTCTGCGCCACCGCCTTCGCCCGCATGGGCGCCCTCTCCCGCCGCCATGACGCCCCCGCCCACGCCTCCCGCCCCTTCGACGCCGACCGGGACGGCTTCGTGCTCGGCGAGGGCGCGGGCATCCTCGTCCTGGAACGCGCCACCGACGCCACCGCCCGCCACGCCCCCGTCCAGGCGCACCTCGCCGGCCACGGCATCTCCGCCGACGCCCACCACCCGGTCGCCCCCGACCCCGAAGGCCGGGGCCTGCTACTGGCCACTCAGGAAGCGCTCCGAGCCGCCGGCGCCACCCCGTCGGAAATCGACCACATCAACGCCCACGGCACCAGCACCCCCCTCAACGACCGCACCGAAGCGGCCCTCCTGGACCGCCAGTTCGGCACCACCACCCCCTCAGTCACCTCAACCAAGGGCGTTCTCGGTCACACCATGGGCGCCGCCGGCGCGATCGAAGCCGCCCTCACCGCGCTCACCCTCAAACACCAACTCGTCCCACCCACCGCCAACTTCCACCACCCCGACCCCGACGCCCCCACCCTCAACCTGGTCACCGACCACGCCCGCCCCCAACCCCTCAGCCTCGCCCTCAGCAACTCCCTCGGCTTCGGCGGCCACACCACCGTCCTCGCCTTCCGCCCCGCTGGCTGA
- a CDS encoding acyl carrier protein, giving the protein MEPVYDHLVTTLTDKFEVDAKEVHPDRTLGDLDLDSLAVVELIVTLQEHWGIPLDEDGATAELTLEQLTQAVAAQLPADGTAERGGAPR; this is encoded by the coding sequence ATGGAACCTGTCTACGACCACCTCGTGACCACCCTCACCGACAAGTTCGAGGTCGACGCCAAGGAAGTCCACCCCGACCGCACCCTCGGCGACCTGGACCTCGACTCCCTCGCCGTCGTCGAGCTCATCGTCACCCTCCAGGAACACTGGGGCATCCCGCTCGACGAGGACGGCGCCACCGCCGAACTCACTCTGGAGCAGCTGACGCAGGCCGTCGCCGCACAACTGCCCGCCGACGGCACCGCCGAGCGGGGAGGAGCCCCGCGGTGA
- a CDS encoding beta-ketoacyl-ACP synthase III gives MTRVSPTAVLDGMGSCLPPRVLTNDDVRRRGVLETTDEWIRTRTGIARRREAEEDTSTGDLAVAAGRAAQQSAGARADLVLLATTTPDRRCPATAPEVAQRLGLGTVPAFDLSAVCSGFLYGLAVATALIRTGLCTRPLVIGAETYSRIIDPLDRDTAVIFGDGAGAVLLRAGDRGEPGAIAATDWGSDGTGSDLIAIAAGGSRQPDPAHRQSREEHYFRMRGREVYSQAVRRMTASSNAVLAKTGWQPATIGAFIGHQANQRILDSVADRIGIPPNHRYGNLREVGNTAAASIPLALADAAAHRRIRPGTPTLLTAFGGGLTWASAALTWPSARPFAHPPEPRTPQPTTRPTHRRNPSWNLSTTTS, from the coding sequence ATGACAAGGGTGAGCCCCACCGCCGTGCTCGACGGCATGGGCAGTTGCCTGCCACCGCGGGTGCTGACCAACGACGACGTCCGGCGCCGCGGCGTACTGGAGACCACCGACGAGTGGATCCGCACCCGCACCGGCATCGCCCGGCGCCGGGAGGCCGAGGAGGACACCAGCACCGGCGACCTGGCGGTCGCCGCGGGCCGGGCCGCGCAGCAATCCGCCGGCGCCCGCGCCGACTTGGTGCTGCTCGCCACCACCACCCCGGACCGGCGCTGCCCGGCCACCGCACCGGAGGTCGCCCAACGGCTGGGCCTGGGCACCGTTCCCGCCTTCGACCTGTCCGCGGTCTGCTCCGGCTTCCTCTACGGCCTCGCCGTCGCCACCGCGCTGATCCGCACCGGCCTCTGCACCCGACCGCTGGTGATCGGCGCCGAGACCTACTCCCGGATCATCGACCCACTGGACCGGGACACCGCGGTGATCTTCGGCGACGGCGCCGGCGCGGTACTGCTGCGCGCCGGCGACCGCGGCGAGCCGGGCGCCATCGCCGCCACCGACTGGGGCTCCGACGGCACCGGCAGCGACCTCATCGCGATCGCCGCCGGCGGCTCCCGACAACCCGACCCGGCACACCGACAGAGCCGCGAGGAGCACTACTTCCGGATGCGCGGCCGCGAGGTGTACAGCCAGGCGGTGCGCCGGATGACCGCCTCCTCCAACGCCGTGCTGGCAAAGACCGGTTGGCAGCCCGCCACCATCGGGGCGTTCATCGGCCACCAGGCCAACCAACGGATCCTCGACTCGGTCGCCGACCGGATCGGCATCCCGCCCAACCACCGCTACGGCAACCTCCGCGAGGTCGGCAACACCGCCGCCGCATCCATCCCACTGGCCCTCGCCGACGCGGCCGCCCACCGGCGCATCCGCCCCGGCACCCCCACCCTCCTGACCGCCTTCGGCGGCGGCCTCACCTGGGCGTCCGCCGCCCTGACCTGGCCCTCCGCCCGCCCCTTCGCCCACCCGCCGGAGCCCCGCACCCCGCAACCCACCACCCGCCCCACCCACCGGAGGAACCCCTCATGGAACCTGTCTACGACCACCTCGTGA
- a CDS encoding SDR family NAD(P)-dependent oxidoreductase, with protein MTTTPDPFRLDGARALVTGASRGIGKATAVALARAGADLALSARTSTALKETAALVEDAGRTAALVPGDLAEPGAAEEVVDEAATALDGLDVIVHNAGVLPSQEDGTPTLVPLQDSQQADWDHVIAVNLNATAALCRRAHRHLTASSRASVVLMSSLAGVAGTPRMEAYGASKAAQIALARSLAVGWARQGIRVNALCPGWTRTDMTAFAYSLAPLSDWLTAHVPLGRWAEPEEIARAALFLASPAASYLTGQALVLDGGVSVPDGGLAGTPKPPSPFTA; from the coding sequence ATGACCACAACACCCGACCCGTTCCGGCTCGACGGCGCCCGCGCCCTGGTCACCGGCGCCTCCCGCGGCATCGGCAAGGCCACCGCCGTCGCCCTGGCCCGGGCCGGCGCCGACCTCGCACTGTCCGCCCGCACCTCAACGGCGCTGAAGGAGACCGCCGCCCTGGTGGAGGACGCCGGGCGCACCGCGGCCCTCGTCCCCGGCGACCTCGCCGAACCGGGCGCCGCCGAGGAGGTGGTGGACGAGGCGGCCACCGCACTCGACGGGCTCGACGTCATCGTCCACAACGCCGGCGTGCTGCCCTCCCAAGAGGACGGCACCCCCACCCTGGTCCCCCTCCAGGACTCCCAACAGGCCGACTGGGACCACGTGATCGCGGTCAACCTCAACGCCACCGCGGCGCTCTGCCGGCGCGCCCACCGCCACCTCACGGCCTCCTCCCGCGCCAGCGTGGTGCTGATGTCCTCGCTGGCCGGTGTCGCCGGCACCCCGCGGATGGAGGCGTACGGCGCGTCCAAGGCGGCACAGATCGCCCTCGCCCGCAGCCTGGCGGTCGGCTGGGCGCGCCAGGGCATCCGCGTCAACGCGCTCTGCCCCGGCTGGACCCGCACCGACATGACGGCCTTCGCCTACTCCCTGGCACCGCTGTCGGACTGGCTCACGGCACACGTCCCGTTGGGCCGCTGGGCGGAACCCGAAGAGATCGCCCGCGCCGCCCTGTTCCTGGCCTCCCCCGCCGCCTCCTACCTCACCGGACAGGCCCTCGTCCTCGACGGCGGGGTGTCGGTGCCGGACGGCGGACTGGCCGGCACCCCCAAACCGCCCTCCCCCTTCACCGCCTGA
- a CDS encoding 3-oxoacyl-ACP synthase III family protein has translation MSPHSSPAPRIGILGMGTYLPHTTRSNDDIAAAAGVTPEWIAQRTGVHTRHVAGPDEAASDLAAAAVRAAVAAAGIDIEQLDVLIAATSTPDELGPSTACRVQALTGARHAVALDVSAACAGWLFAARVAHDWLRGQGGARYAAVVGVEAYSKFLDPTDRGTAVLFADGAAAAVLGPVPGDAGFTDFRLGSDGTGAHHVLIPAGGSRIPASPATLGARQHHVHMDGRAVRDFIVDVFPRLVRESLAGNALQLTDIDAYITHQPNPVLLRDLGERIGIPPGRLVIVGDEVGNIGAASAPYALAGAASRGLLPRGGRILLAVFGAGVTWGSALLTWTGAPVIRIAPTRTTQTATSPVKHLVNAPALQRSSS, from the coding sequence ATGAGCCCGCACTCCTCCCCCGCCCCGCGCATCGGCATCCTCGGCATGGGCACCTACCTCCCGCACACCACCCGCTCCAACGACGACATCGCGGCCGCAGCCGGCGTCACCCCCGAATGGATCGCCCAGCGCACCGGCGTGCACACCCGACACGTCGCCGGCCCCGACGAGGCCGCATCCGACCTGGCCGCGGCCGCCGTGCGCGCCGCGGTGGCCGCCGCCGGCATCGACATCGAACAACTCGACGTGCTGATCGCCGCCACCTCCACCCCCGACGAGCTCGGCCCCTCCACCGCCTGCCGCGTCCAGGCCCTGACCGGCGCCCGGCACGCGGTCGCCCTCGACGTCAGCGCGGCCTGCGCCGGTTGGCTGTTCGCCGCCCGGGTCGCGCACGACTGGCTGCGCGGCCAGGGTGGCGCCCGCTACGCGGCGGTGGTCGGCGTCGAGGCGTACTCCAAGTTCCTCGACCCCACCGACCGGGGCACCGCGGTGCTCTTCGCCGACGGAGCGGCCGCCGCGGTACTGGGCCCCGTCCCCGGCGACGCCGGCTTCACCGACTTCCGGCTCGGCTCCGACGGCACCGGCGCCCACCACGTTCTGATCCCGGCCGGCGGCAGCCGCATCCCGGCCAGCCCGGCCACCCTCGGCGCGCGCCAACACCACGTCCACATGGACGGCCGCGCGGTACGGGACTTCATCGTCGACGTCTTCCCCCGCCTGGTCCGCGAGAGCCTGGCCGGCAACGCCCTGCAACTGACCGACATCGACGCCTACATCACCCACCAGCCCAACCCGGTCCTGCTGCGCGACCTGGGCGAGCGCATCGGCATCCCCCCGGGCCGCCTGGTCATCGTCGGCGACGAGGTCGGCAACATCGGCGCCGCCAGCGCCCCCTACGCCCTGGCCGGCGCGGCCTCCCGAGGACTGCTGCCGCGCGGCGGCCGGATCCTCCTGGCCGTCTTCGGCGCCGGCGTCACCTGGGGCAGCGCCCTGCTGACCTGGACCGGCGCGCCGGTCATCCGCATCGCCCCCACCCGCACCACCCAGACAGCCACCTCCCCAGTCAAGCACCTCGTCAACGCCCCGGCCCTGCAAAGGAGTTCCTCATGA
- a CDS encoding acyl-CoA dehydrogenase family protein: MTTRTQPLDELGEIVNGSRPYTLRSRLLTVLAADRAAPPDPTEDRAHRMHRQLRLLARNLPPAGELFRDPEQLAVLSECVALVDPPLYMAVLNHYALCLGSMATLAEDPTRIGRPWQALTTGRTKGVFLVTEIGDASSHLGTRTVARLDPDTREFVLDTPVPGAAKFSSVGGAGGPQTAVVCARVLVDDTDHGVFSFVVELTDNAGPLPGVEISRRIEAPSLPLDYALVRFQGVRVPHRQWLSDQAHVDADGVLHDPLGDRDARLQRTLSVGQLLWATLPSAVAAMTRQSAVQALRFSAHRRAHGRLAPGARVLDLRNQQHALLGALAEAFALTCAGRTAREIWARSRTAHHTPPPAPDGMTFSPWTAVDRPLAVLKAATVRRAAQVAAECQHRCGLAGFLHPNLLDGYHGFAHAFDTAGGDGQLILLDAGRALAQAGGGAGGGAGGTVPRAEATPDHPGWWPAVARAHEQRLRDTLRRTLQRRTRAGRTGLDLWNPLLDAAHELGAAYGARLIADAVAAAVEAVHDPELRAILHPLAALHGAVEARRAAGSLLAAGTLSPATARALPTVIDGLCDRLLPHLPLLCGAMGAPPGAVPAPLGADDYATALYDSLDRSPERPS; the protein is encoded by the coding sequence ATGACCACGCGCACGCAACCGCTCGATGAGCTCGGCGAGATCGTCAACGGCTCCCGCCCCTACACCCTGCGCAGCCGCCTGCTGACCGTCCTGGCCGCCGACCGCGCCGCGCCCCCGGACCCCACCGAGGACCGGGCCCACCGCATGCATCGACAACTGCGCCTGCTCGCCAGGAACCTCCCACCGGCGGGCGAACTGTTCCGCGATCCGGAGCAACTCGCCGTACTCAGCGAATGCGTGGCCCTCGTCGACCCGCCCCTCTACATGGCCGTCCTCAACCACTACGCGCTCTGCCTGGGCTCCATGGCGACCCTCGCCGAGGACCCGACACGGATCGGCCGCCCCTGGCAGGCGCTGACCACCGGCCGCACCAAGGGCGTCTTCCTGGTCACCGAGATCGGGGACGCCAGCAGTCACCTGGGCACCCGCACCGTCGCCCGACTCGACCCCGACACACGGGAGTTCGTGCTCGACACGCCGGTGCCGGGCGCGGCCAAGTTCTCCAGCGTCGGCGGGGCCGGAGGGCCACAGACCGCCGTGGTGTGCGCCCGTGTCCTGGTCGACGACACCGACCACGGGGTGTTCTCGTTCGTGGTCGAACTCACCGACAATGCAGGCCCGTTGCCGGGTGTGGAGATCTCGCGCCGCATCGAGGCGCCGTCGCTGCCGCTGGACTACGCGCTGGTGCGGTTCCAGGGCGTGCGGGTGCCGCACCGCCAGTGGCTGTCCGACCAGGCGCACGTCGACGCGGACGGCGTCCTGCACGACCCGCTCGGCGACCGCGACGCCCGGCTCCAGCGGACCCTGTCCGTCGGCCAACTCCTGTGGGCCACCCTGCCGTCGGCGGTCGCCGCCATGACCCGCCAGAGCGCCGTCCAGGCACTCCGCTTCTCCGCCCACCGCCGCGCGCACGGCCGACTGGCCCCCGGCGCCCGCGTGTTGGACCTGCGCAACCAGCAACACGCGCTGCTCGGCGCACTGGCCGAGGCGTTCGCACTGACCTGCGCCGGCCGGACCGCACGGGAGATCTGGGCCCGCTCACGGACCGCCCACCACACCCCGCCACCCGCCCCGGACGGCATGACGTTCTCCCCCTGGACCGCCGTGGACCGCCCGCTGGCGGTACTCAAGGCGGCCACGGTACGGCGCGCCGCGCAGGTCGCCGCCGAGTGCCAACACCGCTGCGGGCTCGCCGGGTTCCTGCACCCCAACCTCCTCGACGGCTATCACGGCTTCGCGCACGCCTTCGACACCGCCGGCGGCGACGGCCAACTGATCCTGCTGGACGCCGGCCGAGCACTCGCCCAGGCCGGCGGCGGGGCCGGCGGCGGGGCCGGCGGCACGGTGCCGCGCGCCGAGGCCACCCCTGACCACCCGGGCTGGTGGCCGGCGGTCGCCCGGGCCCACGAACAGCGACTGCGGGACACCCTCCGGCGCACCCTCCAACGCCGCACCCGGGCCGGCCGGACCGGACTCGACCTATGGAACCCCCTCCTGGACGCCGCCCACGAACTCGGCGCCGCCTACGGCGCCCGGCTGATCGCGGACGCGGTCGCCGCCGCCGTCGAGGCCGTCCACGACCCCGAACTACGCGCCATACTGCATCCGTTGGCCGCGCTCCACGGCGCCGTCGAGGCCCGCCGCGCCGCCGGCAGCCTGCTCGCCGCCGGCACCCTCTCCCCCGCCACCGCGCGCGCACTCCCCACCGTGATCGACGGCCTGTGCGACCGGCTACTGCCCCATCTCCCGTTGCTGTGCGGGGCGATGGGCGCGCCGCCCGGCGCGGTCCCGGCCCCCTTGGGCGCCGACGACTACGCCACGGCCCTGTACGACTCCCTCGACCGGTCACCGGAAAGGCCGTCATGA